The following are from one region of the Rosistilla carotiformis genome:
- a CDS encoding sigma-70 family RNA polymerase sigma factor, which produces MHEDYRDQAVKELRDHLRFAPRSKKLEQAARAEKLLSEIEINKDYPYDLVCYRITEYRPEQPSRRLVHGKDIRHDLRLFVEDVSDAADVNADEATEPVHTVDDLSKMFNVSTKTISRWRDQGLVSRRFVFEGRKRVGFLHSSVEHFVARNKDRVKRGERFSQLSEDEKGEMIERARQMATRGTSLSEVTRRLSARMSRSAETIRYTLKNYDAENPQLAIFPNHRGALTEDDKRAIFQLARRGTTVPQLCKRYGRTRSSIQRILVDMRAARIMELPLDYMYNEDFENAKLEPEILGAMPEPEKAPRKLRVPAGLPPYLASLYDVPLLDREQEYYLFRKMNYLKHKANKLREQLVPGNAKGSLMDEIEALYEQAVQTKNKIVQSNLRLVVSIAKRHVGSTDDFFGLVSDGNMSLIRAVEKFDYARGNKFSTYASWSIMKNFARTIPDEFKHRDRFRTTGEEPFLAAQDERKDPIAEESAHQRRQRQVNRILNRLDDREQRIISARFGLGRRNEPQTLKEVGEELGVTKERIRQIEARALSKLREAANAEKIEIDL; this is translated from the coding sequence ATGCACGAAGACTATCGCGACCAAGCTGTCAAGGAACTGCGCGACCACCTACGTTTTGCTCCTCGCAGCAAAAAGTTGGAACAAGCCGCGCGTGCGGAGAAGTTGCTCTCGGAAATCGAGATCAACAAGGATTATCCTTATGATCTCGTCTGCTACCGCATCACGGAATACCGCCCCGAGCAACCCTCGCGTCGATTGGTGCACGGCAAAGATATCCGTCACGACCTGCGTCTGTTCGTTGAAGACGTTTCGGACGCCGCCGATGTCAATGCCGACGAAGCGACCGAACCGGTCCACACCGTCGACGATCTCAGCAAGATGTTTAACGTCTCGACCAAGACGATCAGCCGTTGGCGTGATCAGGGCTTGGTGAGCCGCCGCTTCGTGTTTGAAGGACGCAAGCGCGTCGGCTTTCTGCACAGCAGCGTCGAGCACTTTGTTGCCCGTAATAAGGATCGCGTCAAGCGAGGCGAACGCTTCAGCCAATTGAGCGAAGATGAGAAGGGGGAGATGATCGAACGCGCTCGCCAAATGGCGACTCGCGGTACCAGCCTGTCGGAAGTCACCCGCCGCTTGTCGGCGCGGATGAGCCGCAGTGCTGAAACGATCCGCTACACCCTGAAGAACTACGATGCCGAGAATCCCCAACTGGCGATCTTCCCAAATCATCGCGGTGCATTGACCGAAGATGACAAGCGAGCGATCTTCCAATTGGCCCGTCGCGGCACGACCGTCCCTCAATTGTGCAAGCGTTACGGCCGTACGCGTAGCAGCATCCAACGGATCCTCGTCGACATGCGAGCCGCTCGGATCATGGAACTGCCGTTGGACTACATGTACAACGAAGACTTCGAAAACGCGAAACTCGAACCAGAAATCCTCGGTGCAATGCCCGAACCAGAGAAAGCGCCGCGCAAGCTGCGTGTTCCCGCGGGACTGCCACCTTATCTGGCCAGCTTGTACGACGTGCCGCTGTTGGATCGCGAACAGGAATATTACCTGTTCCGTAAGATGAACTACCTCAAGCACAAAGCGAACAAGCTGCGCGAGCAACTGGTTCCCGGCAACGCCAAGGGTTCGCTGATGGACGAAATCGAAGCCCTTTACGAACAAGCGGTGCAGACCAAAAACAAGATCGTTCAATCGAACCTGCGTCTTGTCGTATCGATCGCGAAACGACACGTGGGATCGACCGACGACTTCTTCGGTCTGGTCAGCGACGGCAACATGTCGTTGATCCGCGCGGTCGAAAAGTTCGATTACGCTCGTGGCAACAAGTTCAGCACGTACGCTAGCTGGTCGATCATGAAGAACTTCGCCCGCACGATTCCGGACGAATTCAAGCACCGCGATCGCTTCCGCACCACGGGTGAGGAACCGTTCCTGGCCGCTCAAGATGAACGTAAAGATCCCATCGCCGAAGAATCGGCGCATCAACGTCGCCAACGTCAGGTCAATCGAATCCTGAATCGCTTGGACGATCGCGAACAACGGATCATCAGCGCTCGCTTTGGATTGGGACGCCGTAATGAACCACAGACCTTGAAAGAGGTCGGCGAAGAGTTGGGCGTCACCAAAGAGCGGATTCGCCAGATCGAAGCCCGTGCGTTGTCGAAGCTGCGTGAAGCTGCCAACGCGGAAAAGATCGAAATCGATCTGTAG